Proteins from a single region of Neodiprion virginianus isolate iyNeoVirg1 chromosome 4, iyNeoVirg1.1, whole genome shotgun sequence:
- the LOC124303479 gene encoding PAN2-PAN3 deadenylation complex catalytic subunit PAN2 isoform X2, whose translation MDYSVLGHYDPSVEVVAGDQELIWEESNYDLSSEGFVPAAEQFGEEFAGAEFQETRTLLADGGDRFGVSTVTFDNAEELMWMGNQGGHVTSYYGPGLQKYTSFQVHASQEVRHIHPIDEGILVLTQSMLRCQLRRGIPIFTHTSSNMIDMQCMLQTSPARLLMGGHQKKIIDFNLTRGKETGLVHVGDHGCAILRQHSRLICAGNPAGRIDLRDPNTLSIEHTLDTHSGSLSDFDVQGNYLVTCGFSNSRQGLSVDRFLMAYDLRQMRALTPCTTLVYPLLLKFLPSYSSRIAVVSPLGQMQLLDTIYANVQPSMTCLYQVATAGAMALSFDVSSTSQCLCFGDSAGSIHFLATNTPEPQFNTFSRPTEFADPVETLQPIAFDDNVTPLSTIPMVYSGQPLLSDWSEEYLKKVYRKTPPVDPEILRTMKMQGTIGYAPNPQAFRRNQIPYNLEKRRGVASKLFAGDSRAKAEADGTFIAIPKRYRKIEVKYSRLGYDEFDFDQYNRTSFCGLEATLPNSYCNAMLQLLYFSEPVRIALLSHSCQREFCLSCELGFLFHMLDTSQGFPCQAANFLRAFRTVPEASALGLILSDLHPEAKRKTSLIRLIQSWNRFILHQMHYEILETRKRVQEEEEAARLKAGPKNPPFVYNEQDFPSILQDLGSRYRSHDEDRKKRRKQEEDDTTNCRKPTEETEIRNEETEISQLFGSEQIHIHRCLKCGREASKRSIMLLCNLTYPEIINPPEEIPFTSVLGSSLRPEKITPAWCDNCQKFTPTLQTRQLTKLPQILALNCGLDSQQDKAFWQNQMDLVVQRVINGKDASPARSPISVTIKPCRYGANCTRIGCRFKHAGKDSDAVPPPATPPTATTPVPTPPSHLYYSHSWVPHHIEIALTSNGELSINKLDKITTTEPSLTTINTPVQKLAENGQGDNEVETSIPVFEKTVESMASENHKAELEGTPALSNKLEPSAVSGVKKIQYSLSAVVCHIDDKNDEDRRNIVALIRVAPSYHKRSTGSAVSQWYIFNDFCISAVTPQEAVWFNLDWKVPCVLHYTTEPFPEVAPFISPLTSDVFGEDKCIARSGGTRGITFTPLTSDEMPKKGELVAIDAEFVTLNQEESELRSDGKMSTIKPSHMSVARITCIRGQGPLEGTPFIDDYISTQEQVVDYLTKFSGIQPGDLDANFSSKHLTTLKSTYQKLRFLVDNGIIFVGHGLKNDFRVINLVVPPEQVIDTVLLFHLPHHRMVSLRFLTWHFLGKKIQSETHDSTEDARAALELHRKYKELEAQGNLTETLKELYSVGTKLQWKVPDS comes from the exons ATGGACTATTCGGTTCTTGGCCACTACGATCCTTCCGTTGAGGTCGTGGCGGGCGACCAGGAGCTGATCT GGGAAGAATCAAACTATGACTTATCAAGCGAGGGGTTTGTGCCTGCGGCGGAACAGTTTGGCGAGGAATTTGCAGGTGCGGAATTCCAAGAGACTAGAACCTTATTGGCCGATGGAGGTGATAGATTCGGTGTTTCCACCGTCACCTTTGACAATGCCGAAGAACTCATGTGGATGGGAAACCAAGGG GGTCACGTGACGTCTTACTATGGGCCTGGCCTCCAGAAATACACGTCGTTTCAAGTGCATGCCTCACAAGAAGTCCGACACATCCATCCGATTGACGAAGGAATCCTTGTGCTCACGCAAAGTATGCTTCGTTGTCAGCTACGGCGTGGCATACCGATATTTACTCACAC GTCCTCAAACATGATAGACATGCAATGCATGCTTCAAACATCACCTGCGAGACTACTTATGGGAGgtcatcaaaaaaaaattattgatttcaaTCTCACCAGAGGGAAAGAAACTGGCCTG GTACACGTCGGCGATCACGGTTGTGCAATATTGAGACAGCACAGCCGTCTTATATGTGCAGGCAATCCTGCTGGGAGAATAGACCTTCGGGATCCAAATACTCTGTCGATAGAACACACTCTAGACACCCACAGTGGCTCACTGAGCGACTTTGATGTACAAGGAAATTATCTAGTTACTTGTGGATTTAGCAATAG cCGCCAGGGTCTCTCGGTAGATAGATTTCTGATGGCTTACGACTTGAGACAAATGCGAGCACTTACTCCCTGCACAACTCTTGTCTATCCTCTCTTACTCAAGTTTCTTCCGAGCTACTCGAGTCGGATTGCTGTTGTGTCGCCCTTGGGACAGATGCAGCTTCTGGATACAATCTACGCCAATGTTCAACCATCCATGACTTGTTTGTACCAA GTGGCCACTGCCGGTGCTATGGCACTGTCCTTTGACGTGTCATCTACGTCACAATGTCTTTGCTTCGGTGATTCAGCTGGATCGATTCATTTCCTAGCCACCAACACACCTGAACCACAATTCAACACTTTCTCCAG ACCCACCGAGTTTGCTGACCCAGTCGAAACGCTGCAGCCTATCGCATTTGACGACAATGTTACGCCTCTCAGTACGATACCTATGGTGTACTCTGGACAACCTTTGCTAAGCGATTGGTCCGAAGAATATCTCAAAAAAGTTTACAG aaaaacacCGCCTGTCGATCCAGAAATTTTACGCACAATGAAAATGCAAGGGACTATAGGATACGCGCCGAATCCTCAGGCCTTCCGCAGAAACCAA ATCCCCTACAATTTGGAAAAACGACGTGGCGTAGCTAGTAAACTATTCGCAGGGGATTCTCGCGCCAAGGCGGAAGCAGATGGCACGTTTATTGCCATACCTAAACGTTATCGTAAAATTGAAGTGAAATACTCTAGGCTTGGATATGACGAGTTTGATTTTGACCAGTACAATCGCACCAGCTTTTGCGGCTTGGAAGCAACCCTACCAAATAGTTATTGCAATGCTATGCTCCAG CTCCTTTACTTCAGCGAACCGGTGAGAATAGCTCTTTTATCGCACTCTTGTCAAAGAGAGTTCTGCCTCTCGTGCGAACTGGGCTTTCTCTTTCACATGTTGGATACGTCTCAGGGCTTTCCTTGTCAGGCTGCAAATTTTCTTAGAGCTTTTAGAACGGTTCCCGAGGCTTCAGCGCTTGGATTGATACTCAGCGATCTGCATCCGGAAGCTAAGAGAAAAACAAGTCTGATACGGCTTATTCAG AGCTGGAACAGGTTCATTCTACATCAAATGCACTACGAAATTCTGGAGACACGGAAACGCGTTCAGGAAGAAGAGGAGGCTGCCCGTCTCAAAGCTGGACCTAAAAATCCACCATTTGTTTACAATGAACAGGATTTTCCCAGCATTCTTCAAGATCTGGGTTCTCGATACAGGAGTCATGACGAGGAtaggaaaaagagaaggaagcAAGAGGAGGATG ATACAACGAATTGCAGAAAACCAACAGAAGAAACGGAAATTCGAAACGAAGAAACTGAAATCAGCCAACTATTTGGTTCCGAGCAAATTCATATTCATCGATGCCTAAAGTGCGGACGGGAGGCATCGAAGCGCTCCATCATGCTGTTGTGCAACTTGACTTATCCAGAAATCATAAACCCTC CAGAGGAGATTCCATTCACATCAGTTTTAGGAAGTAGCTTGAGACCGGAGAAAATTACTCCAGCTTGGTGTGACAACTGTCAAAAGTTCACGCCGACGCTGCAAACTAGACAATTGACAAAACTGCCCCAAATTCTGGCTCTTAATTGCGGTTTGGACAGTCAACAG GATAAAGCCTTTTGGCAGAACCAAATGGATCTTGTTGTACAGAGAGTCATTAATGGGAAAGATGCTAGCCCAGCTCGCAGTCCGATATCTGTAACCATAAAGCCGTGTCGTTACGGTGCAAACTGTACGAGAATTGGTTGTCGATTCAAACACGCAGGAAAAGATTCAG ATGCTGTACCACCGCCAGCGACACCACCAACAGCGACAACGCCTGTACCAACGCCACCAAGCCACCTATATTATTCTCACTCATGGGTTCCTCACCATATTGAAATAGCGCTAACTTCAAACGGAGAACTGTCAATAAATAAGCTCGACAAAATAACTACCACTGAACCCAGCCTGACCACCATTAATACTCCTGTACAAAAGTTAGCTGAAAACGGCCAGGGTGACAATGAAGTTGAGACGAGTATACCTGTTTTTGAGAAAACAGTGGAGAGCATGGCGAGCGAGAACCACAAAGCCGAGCTTGAAGGCACCCCGGCTCTCAGCAATAAGTTGGAACCTTCAGCTGTCAGcggtgttaaaaaaatacagtacAGTCTCAGTGCTGTAGTCTGTCACATAGACGACAAAAACGACGAAGACCGAAGAAACATCGTTGCTCTAATACGCGTTGCTCCAAGCTACCACAAACGATCGACTGGCAGTGCAGTGTCTCAGTGGTACATCTTTAATGATTTCTG CATATCTGCAGTGACGCCTCAGGAAGCTGTCTGGTTCAATCTCGATTGGAAAGTACCTTGCGTTCTCCATTACACCACAGAGCCGTTCCCAGAAGTAGCACCCTTTATCAGTCCGCTTACGTCAGACGTGTTTGGTGAGGACAAGTGCATTGCTCGTAGCGGAGGAACGAGGGGTATTACTTTCACACCGTTAACATCAGATGAGATGCCAAAGAAAG GAGAATTGGTGGCGATAGACGCTGAATTCGTAACTCTAAATCAGGAAGAATCTGAGCTGAGAAGCGACGGGAAAATGTCGACAATCAAACCGAGTCATATGTCCGTTGCACGAATAACTTGTATACGCGG tCAAGGACCATTGGAGGGGACCCCGTTCATAGATGACTACATTAGCACTCAAGAACAAGTAGTTGATTATTTGACAAAGTTCAGTGGAATACAACCGGGAGATTTGGACGCTAATTTCAGCAGTAAGCACTTGACCACGCTGAAATCAACCTATCAAAAATTGCGATTTTTAGTGGACAATGGAATAATATTCGTCGGTCATGGGTTGAAGAACGATTTCAG GGTAATAAACCTGGTCGTGCCACCGGAACAAGTAATCGACACCGTATTGCTCTTTCATTTACCTCACCATCGTATGGTGTCCCTGCGGTTTCTTACCTGGCATTTCCTTGGTAAGAAAATACAATCGGAAACGCACGATTCAACGGAGGATGCACGCGCTGCCCTAGAGTTGCATCGAAAATATAAAGAGCTTGAGGCACAGGGAAACCTGACGGAAACTCTGAAAGAATTATACAGCGTTGGCACCAAGCTACAATGGAAG GTTCCAGATAGCTGA
- the LOC124303479 gene encoding PAN2-PAN3 deadenylation complex catalytic subunit PAN2 isoform X3, which yields MSWINWEESNYDLSSEGFVPAAEQFGEEFAGAEFQETRTLLADGGDRFGVSTVTFDNAEELMWMGNQGGHVTSYYGPGLQKYTSFQVHASQEVRHIHPIDEGILVLTQSMLRCQLRRGIPIFTHTSSNMIDMQCMLQTSPARLLMGGHQKKIIDFNLTRGKETGLVHVGDHGCAILRQHSRLICAGNPAGRIDLRDPNTLSIEHTLDTHSGSLSDFDVQGNYLVTCGFSNSRQGLSVDRFLMAYDLRQMRALTPCTTLVYPLLLKFLPSYSSRIAVVSPLGQMQLLDTIYANVQPSMTCLYQVATAGAMALSFDVSSTSQCLCFGDSAGSIHFLATNTPEPQFNTFSRPTEFADPVETLQPIAFDDNVTPLSTIPMVYSGQPLLSDWSEEYLKKVYRKTPPVDPEILRTMKMQGTIGYAPNPQAFRRNQIPYNLEKRRGVASKLFAGDSRAKAEADGTFIAIPKRYRKIEVKYSRLGYDEFDFDQYNRTSFCGLEATLPNSYCNAMLQLLYFSEPVRIALLSHSCQREFCLSCELGFLFHMLDTSQGFPCQAANFLRAFRTVPEASALGLILSDLHPEAKRKTSLIRLIQSWNRFILHQMHYEILETRKRVQEEEEAARLKAGPKNPPFVYNEQDFPSILQDLGSRYRSHDEDRKKRRKQEEDGKYMWITSKDTTNCRKPTEETEIRNEETEISQLFGSEQIHIHRCLKCGREASKRSIMLLCNLTYPEIINPPEEIPFTSVLGSSLRPEKITPAWCDNCQKFTPTLQTRQLTKLPQILALNCGLDSQQDKAFWQNQMDLVVQRVINGKDASPARSPISVTIKPCRYGANCTRIGCRFKHAGKDSDAVPPPATPPTATTPVPTPPSHLYYSHSWVPHHIEIALTSNGELSINKLDKITTTEPSLTTINTPVQKLAENGQGDNEVETSIPVFEKTVESMASENHKAELEGTPALSNKLEPSAVSGVKKIQYSLSAVVCHIDDKNDEDRRNIVALIRVAPSYHKRSTGSAVSQWYIFNDFCISAVTPQEAVWFNLDWKVPCVLHYTTEPFPEVAPFISPLTSDVFGEDKCIARSGGTRGITFTPLTSDEMPKKGELVAIDAEFVTLNQEESELRSDGKMSTIKPSHMSVARITCIRGQGPLEGTPFIDDYISTQEQVVDYLTKFSGIQPGDLDANFSSKHLTTLKSTYQKLRFLVDNGIIFVGHGLKNDFRVINLVVPPEQVIDTVLLFHLPHHRMVSLRFLTWHFLGKKIQSETHDSTEDARAALELHRKYKELEAQGNLTETLKELYSVGTKLQWKVPDS from the exons ATGTCGTGGATAAACT GGGAAGAATCAAACTATGACTTATCAAGCGAGGGGTTTGTGCCTGCGGCGGAACAGTTTGGCGAGGAATTTGCAGGTGCGGAATTCCAAGAGACTAGAACCTTATTGGCCGATGGAGGTGATAGATTCGGTGTTTCCACCGTCACCTTTGACAATGCCGAAGAACTCATGTGGATGGGAAACCAAGGG GGTCACGTGACGTCTTACTATGGGCCTGGCCTCCAGAAATACACGTCGTTTCAAGTGCATGCCTCACAAGAAGTCCGACACATCCATCCGATTGACGAAGGAATCCTTGTGCTCACGCAAAGTATGCTTCGTTGTCAGCTACGGCGTGGCATACCGATATTTACTCACAC GTCCTCAAACATGATAGACATGCAATGCATGCTTCAAACATCACCTGCGAGACTACTTATGGGAGgtcatcaaaaaaaaattattgatttcaaTCTCACCAGAGGGAAAGAAACTGGCCTG GTACACGTCGGCGATCACGGTTGTGCAATATTGAGACAGCACAGCCGTCTTATATGTGCAGGCAATCCTGCTGGGAGAATAGACCTTCGGGATCCAAATACTCTGTCGATAGAACACACTCTAGACACCCACAGTGGCTCACTGAGCGACTTTGATGTACAAGGAAATTATCTAGTTACTTGTGGATTTAGCAATAG cCGCCAGGGTCTCTCGGTAGATAGATTTCTGATGGCTTACGACTTGAGACAAATGCGAGCACTTACTCCCTGCACAACTCTTGTCTATCCTCTCTTACTCAAGTTTCTTCCGAGCTACTCGAGTCGGATTGCTGTTGTGTCGCCCTTGGGACAGATGCAGCTTCTGGATACAATCTACGCCAATGTTCAACCATCCATGACTTGTTTGTACCAA GTGGCCACTGCCGGTGCTATGGCACTGTCCTTTGACGTGTCATCTACGTCACAATGTCTTTGCTTCGGTGATTCAGCTGGATCGATTCATTTCCTAGCCACCAACACACCTGAACCACAATTCAACACTTTCTCCAG ACCCACCGAGTTTGCTGACCCAGTCGAAACGCTGCAGCCTATCGCATTTGACGACAATGTTACGCCTCTCAGTACGATACCTATGGTGTACTCTGGACAACCTTTGCTAAGCGATTGGTCCGAAGAATATCTCAAAAAAGTTTACAG aaaaacacCGCCTGTCGATCCAGAAATTTTACGCACAATGAAAATGCAAGGGACTATAGGATACGCGCCGAATCCTCAGGCCTTCCGCAGAAACCAA ATCCCCTACAATTTGGAAAAACGACGTGGCGTAGCTAGTAAACTATTCGCAGGGGATTCTCGCGCCAAGGCGGAAGCAGATGGCACGTTTATTGCCATACCTAAACGTTATCGTAAAATTGAAGTGAAATACTCTAGGCTTGGATATGACGAGTTTGATTTTGACCAGTACAATCGCACCAGCTTTTGCGGCTTGGAAGCAACCCTACCAAATAGTTATTGCAATGCTATGCTCCAG CTCCTTTACTTCAGCGAACCGGTGAGAATAGCTCTTTTATCGCACTCTTGTCAAAGAGAGTTCTGCCTCTCGTGCGAACTGGGCTTTCTCTTTCACATGTTGGATACGTCTCAGGGCTTTCCTTGTCAGGCTGCAAATTTTCTTAGAGCTTTTAGAACGGTTCCCGAGGCTTCAGCGCTTGGATTGATACTCAGCGATCTGCATCCGGAAGCTAAGAGAAAAACAAGTCTGATACGGCTTATTCAG AGCTGGAACAGGTTCATTCTACATCAAATGCACTACGAAATTCTGGAGACACGGAAACGCGTTCAGGAAGAAGAGGAGGCTGCCCGTCTCAAAGCTGGACCTAAAAATCCACCATTTGTTTACAATGAACAGGATTTTCCCAGCATTCTTCAAGATCTGGGTTCTCGATACAGGAGTCATGACGAGGAtaggaaaaagagaaggaagcAAGAGGAGGATGGTAAATATATGTGGATTACATCGAAAG ATACAACGAATTGCAGAAAACCAACAGAAGAAACGGAAATTCGAAACGAAGAAACTGAAATCAGCCAACTATTTGGTTCCGAGCAAATTCATATTCATCGATGCCTAAAGTGCGGACGGGAGGCATCGAAGCGCTCCATCATGCTGTTGTGCAACTTGACTTATCCAGAAATCATAAACCCTC CAGAGGAGATTCCATTCACATCAGTTTTAGGAAGTAGCTTGAGACCGGAGAAAATTACTCCAGCTTGGTGTGACAACTGTCAAAAGTTCACGCCGACGCTGCAAACTAGACAATTGACAAAACTGCCCCAAATTCTGGCTCTTAATTGCGGTTTGGACAGTCAACAG GATAAAGCCTTTTGGCAGAACCAAATGGATCTTGTTGTACAGAGAGTCATTAATGGGAAAGATGCTAGCCCAGCTCGCAGTCCGATATCTGTAACCATAAAGCCGTGTCGTTACGGTGCAAACTGTACGAGAATTGGTTGTCGATTCAAACACGCAGGAAAAGATTCAG ATGCTGTACCACCGCCAGCGACACCACCAACAGCGACAACGCCTGTACCAACGCCACCAAGCCACCTATATTATTCTCACTCATGGGTTCCTCACCATATTGAAATAGCGCTAACTTCAAACGGAGAACTGTCAATAAATAAGCTCGACAAAATAACTACCACTGAACCCAGCCTGACCACCATTAATACTCCTGTACAAAAGTTAGCTGAAAACGGCCAGGGTGACAATGAAGTTGAGACGAGTATACCTGTTTTTGAGAAAACAGTGGAGAGCATGGCGAGCGAGAACCACAAAGCCGAGCTTGAAGGCACCCCGGCTCTCAGCAATAAGTTGGAACCTTCAGCTGTCAGcggtgttaaaaaaatacagtacAGTCTCAGTGCTGTAGTCTGTCACATAGACGACAAAAACGACGAAGACCGAAGAAACATCGTTGCTCTAATACGCGTTGCTCCAAGCTACCACAAACGATCGACTGGCAGTGCAGTGTCTCAGTGGTACATCTTTAATGATTTCTG CATATCTGCAGTGACGCCTCAGGAAGCTGTCTGGTTCAATCTCGATTGGAAAGTACCTTGCGTTCTCCATTACACCACAGAGCCGTTCCCAGAAGTAGCACCCTTTATCAGTCCGCTTACGTCAGACGTGTTTGGTGAGGACAAGTGCATTGCTCGTAGCGGAGGAACGAGGGGTATTACTTTCACACCGTTAACATCAGATGAGATGCCAAAGAAAG GAGAATTGGTGGCGATAGACGCTGAATTCGTAACTCTAAATCAGGAAGAATCTGAGCTGAGAAGCGACGGGAAAATGTCGACAATCAAACCGAGTCATATGTCCGTTGCACGAATAACTTGTATACGCGG tCAAGGACCATTGGAGGGGACCCCGTTCATAGATGACTACATTAGCACTCAAGAACAAGTAGTTGATTATTTGACAAAGTTCAGTGGAATACAACCGGGAGATTTGGACGCTAATTTCAGCAGTAAGCACTTGACCACGCTGAAATCAACCTATCAAAAATTGCGATTTTTAGTGGACAATGGAATAATATTCGTCGGTCATGGGTTGAAGAACGATTTCAG GGTAATAAACCTGGTCGTGCCACCGGAACAAGTAATCGACACCGTATTGCTCTTTCATTTACCTCACCATCGTATGGTGTCCCTGCGGTTTCTTACCTGGCATTTCCTTGGTAAGAAAATACAATCGGAAACGCACGATTCAACGGAGGATGCACGCGCTGCCCTAGAGTTGCATCGAAAATATAAAGAGCTTGAGGCACAGGGAAACCTGACGGAAACTCTGAAAGAATTATACAGCGTTGGCACCAAGCTACAATGGAAG GTTCCAGATAGCTGA